The Brassica napus cultivar Da-Ae chromosome C1, Da-Ae, whole genome shotgun sequence DNA segment AGTAGTGACATGCAAAGTAGTTTTCAAAAGCTTGGTGTGtttgtatgagtttgatgtgGTTAGACTTCTTCGATCAGAACTCTCCTTTTAAAGGTACATGgataaaaaaggaaattaagaAAGAGAGTGAAAAGAGGTTCCAAAAACTTTTGTTTTAGAACTGTTTCTAAACATTTTTCATCCACATGTCATGCAActaacattttaatgatttaaaaaatatcaaatttaattgcacaattaaaatataaatatttttattttttagaactTTACATGATTTCTAAGGACAGCCGCATCAAGAGTTCACATGGGGGTTCACACGTttcccgaaaaaaaaaattattaaaaaatgctACAGTAGAGACTCTGTCTCGCAGCGCCCCTTCTGTATGAACCCGGGTCGTCACTGTTCAGCGGGCCCCAcgccacgtggcggcccgctattggtcaatttttttttttttgtttttaaatcaaacgaaaaaaaaattaaaaaaaaaaaattcatattatgAACCTCAACCGGGGGTTCATTAATGCGGCTGCCCTAATGGTTGGAAATGTTCTTACCGTTTTTTTATAGGTGGTTGTTAGTcttcttttttgcaggttgacaacaaaaaaagtcgtttcttaaaataaaaatttaaacacacAAAAGTCATCCCTATATAAACAGATGATTCAGTGAACGAAAAAGTGCAAAACAATATTCACTTCCCatctttcttatatttattttatctttccGAGTTGTTAAGTTTGATTCCGAAGTCATTTTATAATGACACTCAAGTTTGATAGCgatcattatttaaattataagaaTCTTAATATTCAACTATTTCCAATGAGATTAGGTATGAAATGACAACATTATATGGCCATTCTCATGAACTACTTGTGACTTTCTCCACGTACGTGCACGCACACACAAACAAGAACACATGCTTAGTTAATATTTTCCCACTCTTTCTTCATAAAAGTAAGAgtctatactatatatataatcccTTAATTGCTGATGACAAGAATAGAAACCTTCAAGTGTAATCATCCAAAGCGAAGTAATGTCTCTCTTACAGGTTTGAAACTAATACTTCATTACTTCCTCATCAGCTAGTTCTTgacttattcttttttttttttatcacaatttCTCTGCCTGTAAATGTTTTCAGGATTTCTGGCAGTTCCTCCAACCATTATCCTCTAGATTTACAGGTATTCTTTCCCACACTTCAACTATTTGCATATTTATCTTTACTTGTCTAGGATCATGATTTTTTCTAAATTCACAAAATATCTGAAAAATTACTTTACTTTTCTACTAATCTCTCATTAAATGGATAATCTTACTTAACACCCTTATATTAAGTCCATTAATTATATGCTAATATTGCAAACAAAATTTTACTTAGCCAAGATAACTTAATTTCTTTTGCCCCCATATATCATACTTTTTGGGATAAAATGTTAAGTTATATATACTTTCCctccattattttttttgtttttgtgaacAGAGTCGTTAACAACCAGCTGTGACTCCGGCGAGTCAGACCCGTGCCGGGACGATGCGGCTGCTCTCACCCTCAAGTACGCAGCTATGGCGTCCATACTTGTCGCTGGAGCGTTCGGCGTCTCTCTTCCCCTCGTCGGAACCCTCCTCCCGTCAACCGGCGGACTAATGAGAGGAGCCAAAGCGTTCGCCGCAGGAGTAATCCTCGCAACAGGGTTCGTCCACATGCTCTCCGGCGGCTCTGAAGCTCTTTCCGACCCGTGTCTCCCGGAGTTTCCATGGAGGAAGTTCCCTTTCCCCGAGTTCTTCGCCATGGTGGCGGCGCTTCTCACTCTGCTGGCGGATTTCATGATCACGGGGTACTACGAGAGGAAGCAGGAACAGCTGATGAACAGGTCTGTCCAGTCACTTGGTCCGGCTCGGGATCAGGAGTTTGGATCGGGTTTATCATCGGGTTTTCTGAGGGATCAGCAGGAAGATGGTGGGAAGTTGCATATCGTGGGGATGAGAGCCCACGCGGACCATCACCGTCACAGCCTCTCGATGGGACCCGAAGGTTTTGAGGCTCTGGCGAATAGGAGCGGTGTCGCAGGCCATGGCCATGACCACGGGGACGTGGGCTTGAACAGTGGTGTCAGGCACGTTGTTGTTTCTCAGGTAAAGACATTTCTTGTTACtccttttttatatttctgaTTTTGActtttgaattgttttattaCATTTCTAACGAGCTGACTTCATTCATTCTTACACAAGGTAGTTAGTTAGCTaaggtaatatatatatttatggttGAACAAATCCAATATACTACTTTTCTTACAATAAAGCCGAagtcaaaaataaatcaattggATGCATTCTAATACTGCACGTTAGTTTCATTCTTAATAGAGCTGTCTTTGAGTTATACAGTAATAATAACCGACTGAAAGTTTTCATGAACCATAAGTTGAATTGCTCGCCACACAATATGACTATAATTGAAAATAACTTTACTTCCAACGAAATGCGAGTGTAACAGGCGATGTTCGACATTTGTTTTAAATGTAGCatttattctaaaaaaaacataattaatagtAGTTTAGTACTAAAACGAGATGAGTCTACCTTATAATCCTAAAACGTATTGATTGTTATTAGGTGGTGCTATTAGATTAGATAGACTAGTCAAACTATtcgtttatataatttatttatttatatgataatgGTGGtacttttcttttcatttgttattCATCAGATACTTGAAATGGGAATAGTATCACATTCAATAATAATAGGAATATCACTTGGAGTGTCACATAGCCCATGCACCATACGTCCACTCCTCCTCGCTCTTTCCTTCCACCAATTCTTCGAAGGTTTTGCCCTTGGTGGCTGCGTTGCGGAGGCTAAACTAACCCCGCGTGGATCAGCTATGATGGCTTTCTTCTTCACGATTACTACTCCAATCGGTGTGGCTGTAGGAACAGCCATTGCCTCATCTTACAACTCCTATAGCGTTGCGGCTTTGGTTGCTGAAGGAGTGCTTGATTCTCTCTCCGCTGGAATACTTGTCTACATGGCGCTTGTTGATCTGATTGCTGCTGATTTCTTGAGCAAGAAGATGAGTGTTGATTTTAAGCTTCAGATTGTGTCTTATTGCTTTTTGTTCCTTGGAGCAGGGATGATGTCTGCTCTTGCTATTTGGGCTTGATCAGTTTTCACttctctttttaaaaacaaGCTTTTATTGCCTCATGACAAAACATCCTTTTTccttcttaaataatatttgtgtgtttcaaattttgattttcgtATTATGAattgttgtttctttttgtcgttgtgatttatatatgaaaatagtcATTGGTGTTGTATTTTGTCCCATTTCACAATCCGGGGATCAAGTGTTACACAAATAAAGGAGATGGGCGTATATATTTTTTGGCATGGCCCATCAAGATATACTCGTCTAATACATATACAATTTATACGTCTCCAAACTTAGGTACGGGTCTTCAGACAGCAACAAAGAGTAGAAGATTAGGTCCAAAGGCTGAAAAGAGAAAGGAGATAAGTCAGTACAGATAGAATATTTAGTCGATTGCATTCTTGTTCTAAGCTAGGGTTCTCTATTCATGTTGTATTTCTTACCTCAATGTGTTTGTGTAAACCTAAGAACCTATCACATTTTTGAGTTAACTTTTTTATCTAATGAAGTTTGGAAGCGTAAGTAAGTTCTCCCATGAGACATACTGGTTACAAGCCGGCAATTCGTTAAATTGTTTATGTTATTTACATTCAGTTGACACACAAGTGCGTGTAGTTTGGTTAAGGTTTGATCATAGTGAATCAAAACCTTACAATCGGACTAAAAATGGTTGCTATTTGTTGTATACGTAATCTGTATTTACAAGATTAAGTAAAGCTTCGGTATGTATGAAATTTGCTCGGATAAATATCTCGAGTCCCATCTATTCATTAACCGGGTGTTACATGATTATTGAGGAGTTATTATggtgaggttcttagcggaatataagaacacgtctcttaacttttaactaaaaaaagacactacaagaaaacataatcttgacgagggcggttttcctcattatttcgtcgtaaaagacgctttacgacgaattagcgaggaagcgcgtttgctcgttactcgtctgtcgtaacacatatttcctcgctaattcgtcgtaacttagcgaggaatatatttcgtcgtaaagatgAAGTAGAgctattcgtcgtaaagaccacgtcaatattccacgtaaggacgtcgctatatttcctcgtaaatacctcgaaaagagttcctcgtaatctacacgtaaataccttgaaagagtttcctcgcaaaatacacgtaaaaACCACGAaaggatttcctcgtaaaatactcgtaaatctttcctcgttatttcctcgtaaatggttcctcgtaaaatactcgtttagtatttctcgtcatttcctcgtaaggtttccacgtaaagaggtcgtacattagctatgaatttacttcgtttttattattttacagaatttaaaaatataattaaaaaataattaaaattatttaatttaataataaattaaaatttaaaataaaaataaatcaatatgaaaatattttatatataaataagttttgaatttatataatacaacaacccaaaaaaaaactaagggtcgttcatcgcccggtagaattcatcactcctcctcgtaacatccgcctcgttatgtacgtcggatgactcgcctcgaatgggatgttgttgtcgcatgttcctcaacatggactcccattccggatttgtggccgcaataacgtccaagaagccctcgactccacccatacgagattttgtcgcggtcaactcgttacgcagctgagcggactctctacgcagctgagcggactctctacgcagctcagtgacttcatcatcccgtcgctgaccataagacgatgtcgctctcggaacatcgttgacggaaccaatacccaacgtccgtccctttttcttagggacaaccttaaaaacaaaaagtaaatattgtaagtaaaaatttaaagttaaattaaatgaataataaaaaattaatttttttgaaaatttacctcctcgtaaatcttatccacttcaagtgtggataaggtgacgggaaatccgtcggtagactgctgggtcagctgagtctggcggtcttcaatccgagcaactacgtcgttgtagatttgcttggacttgccatctacaaatacgcccgccttgttcttgtgggtcctctcgtaaagttccataagagacgggagatgtcccgtctctttggcctaaaaaacatttaagaaagttagaataaattaatatatatattaaaaaaattatttaataaaatatttaattaccatttccaaacagacaccggcgtggggtttttggcccgtagtgtgaagcatcggcccgtttccgtgctcatcgaccgtgttacgggagttagagcaaccctgggcgattctaatggaatcaggaaggcacCAGTAACGGATGAGGTCATCCCatacatccgtggtgagctcagcgggtttgccactcTCATACctcttcacgatccagtcacccttccagttggagaccgtgtccaacaagcgagctttcgccttcgcgttaaacttcttcctcacactctcagtgatccccaaggcccaattatatttttgctgttggaaaaaataaattaacaattagttttttagaaagtatatatataaatcatgaaaaaattaaagtatatataattaattaatagaaacttacagcgtaaattttgaaccacgtctttctgacgtagtgaggcgtcttactccagtttggatgtggcatggagaagtaacccttgattgtgtcggttacgtccgatgcaagacatccgtcaacccccccacctggaaaatacaaatttaaaatataaattattttttaatgttataaaagaaatttaaacgaattaaaaaaaattaatgcaacatatcacaaagttccgtccggtcggtctgggtcgatgactggtaaaccttctctgcctggcagactaaGAATGTCccctacagtgtactgcgagtaaggagcactcggaggcaccatcaaatcaggatgaatatcggcggccatcggaggtgccatcggaggaggcacaggaggaggcatcggaggaggcacatgaggagccgatggtgcactagaagaagtagacccatagactctctgagtgtactgagtctcggggacagtctcctgacccgaagaaccgggagcggaagaagaggccgggtctaaacgactacccggctcaccgaagatctctctgtaatgggcagtaagtcttccttttcgaacctgggaaaaaaatgaaatttttaaaattaacatcaacaatatatttcccaacattatccacctaatcaacactaaataacataaaatccgcaaacctatctaaattccctatactaaccacctaatctatcctaaactaaccaaattagagagaaatcagagaggcttaccattgctacgaaatggagaggaagtagagaggaagtagagaggaaagaaagagtgagcgctcgggtgtatatataagattacatatcgtcgcaaattcctcgtaagtttacgacgaaatagcgagcagttacaaaggcccgtgttttttttacgaggaaattgcgaggaatcacaaaggcccgtgtttttttatacgaagtattaacgacgatttagcttacgaggaattaacgaggcttgctttcctataaatataccaacaactctcattctcaaaccacacacaaactcccaaatcacaccttatctcaaatcacattcctcagcaaaatcctattcaaattataaatatttgaaaaaataggaaaaggagaagatattagaattcatgtgggcgagacttacgtattataattgttgtaagtcttgccacatgttaatctggtatttctctctttttcctttttttttctagtttttacactacgagatatttacgacgatttgtacttacgtggaattaacgggttttatgtttaaatccttttacgtggtctttacgacgatttctgcttacgtggaattaacgagagttttgtttaaatccttttacgtggtatttacgacaatttcatcctacgtggtatttacgacgatttcatcctacgaggactttacgacgacttgtgcttacgtggaattaacgaatgttatgtttaaatccctagaatccgaaacccgaaaccccaaacccgaaatccgaaaccccaaacccgaaacccgaaaccccaaacccgaaacccgaaacccgaaacccaaaacccgaaacccaaacccccatctttaattttctacttcatatattccaaaccccatctttaattttaagtttcgtcgttatttttaacgagtgttattgttaaatccctagaactccaaacccgaaacccaaaacccgaaacccgaaacccgaaatccaaaacccgaaaccctaaactccaacccccaaacccgaaaccccaaactcgaaaccccaaacccgaaaccccaaactccaaacccgaaacctgaaaccccaaaccccaaacccgaaacctcaaacccgaaacccaaaaccccaaaccccaaaccccaaatcccatattccttattttctacttcatatattccaaaccccatctttatttttaggtttcgtcgttatttcctcgttgtcttacgtttTATTTACGaagatttcatcctacgtggtttttacgacgatttcatcctacgtggtatttacgacgatttcatcctacgtggaattaacgagtcccgcgttctttatttttatatttcgtcgttatttcctcgttgaactacgaggactttacgacgatttgtgcttacgtggaattaacgagtgttatgtttaaatccctagaatccaagacccgaaacccaaaatccaaaacccgaaaccccaaaccccaaaccccatattccttattttctacttcatatattccaaaccccatctttatttccattccaaaccacaattcccacatttgcttatgcATAAAACAAACTTCcggcattaccttattcataaaacaaatcccctcatcttattcacaaaacaaatacatcaatcggatacatcgacattctcgtcatcactataaacatcatcattttcattaaactcgtcttcaacagcttcgtctgtggcatcatcggtaagatcttcgtactcgtgattatgcggatcaatgagaaagatgtcatcaatttcttgttcaggttcctcgacttcatttatctgttcttcttgtaatggtggttcttctccactgatgattcgtcctcgaggtgtaactttgatcactgctaaccaatttatacctgaatctctcatccgagggtatggaaggaagctaacttggtctgcttgtgaagctaagatgaaaggctcgaatttgttgtaccttcgtccaccgttgacatcaactacaccgaatttgttagaccgaacacctctgttgacgacggggtcgaaccattcacatttgaagaggacgcatttcagcttcagtatctctggaaattcgacttcaataatcttcgtcaagatcccgtagaaatctgtttcccctttcacacatattccatagttactggtcgcccgctgtctaccatagtcatatgtatgaaaagtatagcctcgtgtgaaatacatctgtgatgtggtgacctttacaagtggagattgaattacttcgtgtaaccacttaggataatctgcatcgtcgtcgtcataatcaacctgcaaaaataaagagaatgttaatgaaatacagatcatgtatgaaaaaaaagtttgagttaatacctgattccgcaaccacttaatgaagtgttgatcttttcttttgtctacgtcacttgtggatataccaggaaatgtttcttcgacttgagaaacaaataggctgtaaaatcacattttataggaatgaatctctcgcaattatacaattaattatacttatatgtgtttcgaagtgtcaatatatgttacctttcaaaataacgcatcaatggatcatCGCAATtaagtagaatataggtgtgtgcactatgagcgtcttgttcactcgaccaccaaacctctttagacttcccaccgagtcgcgcaatctggctaaagatgtctggaacaccagcaactgcatatgttggcgcaacaccaccatcatcatatcttcttggagctcttcacCGGGTACGTACGTTTGACGctaagtagtacgatgtgaagtgcgaaacttcttccgtcaaacttccagcaattatagaaccttcaactttggcgaggttctttgcttttcccttcaaatatttcatggctcgctcatactgatacatccatccgtaatgtacaagtccacgaagcaatgcctcatatgggaggtggatagctagatgctccatgacgtcaaaaaatccgggaggaaatatcttctccaagttgcacaataagattggaatgttctcctgaagctgttccacaacttcttctttaagagtgcgtgtgctcagatccctgaaaaatgctccaatgccttttatattcaaaaaaacattaaacacattgttagtcatatattattttataaattattgtgatataatacactacgtacctgcaagtgcttcatgtacgtttgttggaagtagctccgcaaatgcaaagggtagtagtcgttgcataaatacatgacaatcatgactcttcatcccggagaacttttgacccttttcaacacatctagagagattcgaaacatacccatcggggaacttcacttctgatgccacccagttgaacaacaccgactttttttctgaagataatctgaatatcggaacgggaacttgtccattgcttttaatatgtaactcacttcttgagcaaatatccggcaagtccaacctcgattttatgttgtcttttgtctttcctgggacattcaatattgtattcatgatgttctcaaagaaattcttctctatatgcatcacatcgaggttgtggcgcagaagaagatccttacaatatggcaactcccaaaatatactcttcttgtgccagttgtgatgaacaccgtaagaatctggcatattacgagggacatgccaattaccaccccaacaaACTATTTCCTTAGCTCCGTAGttgtcgatttgcgcttcaatttgttctccagttagatatggaggaggagtgtctctcacaacccttttgtgcctaaacaaattcttgtttcttcggtaaggatggccaatgggaagaaatcgacggtgacaatcaaaccaacttgtcttcctaccattcttcagttgaaacgc contains these protein-coding regions:
- the LOC106365210 gene encoding zinc transporter 9; its protein translation is MSLLQDFWQFLQPLSSRFTESLTTSCDSGESDPCRDDAAALTLKYAAMASILVAGAFGVSLPLVGTLLPSTGGLMRGAKAFAAGVILATGFVHMLSGGSEALSDPCLPEFPWRKFPFPEFFAMVAALLTLLADFMITGYYERKQEQLMNRSVQSLGPARDQEFGSGLSSGFLRDQQEDGGKLHIVGMRAHADHHRHSLSMGPEGFEALANRSGVAGHGHDHGDVGLNSGVRHVVVSQILEMGIVSHSIIIGISLGVSHSPCTIRPLLLALSFHQFFEGFALGGCVAEAKLTPRGSAMMAFFFTITTPIGVAVGTAIASSYNSYSVAALVAEGVLDSLSAGILVYMALVDLIAADFLSKKMSVDFKLQIVSYCFLFLGAGMMSALAIWA